The genomic interval CATGAGTGGTCTGACCGAAGGCACAGAAACCATCGCCTGTTTTGTGTTGTTTTGCCTCTTCCCACACTCTTTCGCGACACTTGCTTACCTCTTTGGCGCGGCATGTTGGTTCACAACAGGGACACGTATCTACTCTGGCTTCCACACCCTCAATCAAGTCGATGAAGAGGAATAAGACAAATTGATCGACGTCAATAGAACATCAACTTTTGCTTGAATGCGATGTTCAAATGACATCACCTTGGTAGCATAACCGCTCAAAATCCAAGAAGAGGCGGTTATGTCCCAAACGATTGACCAAGCGGTGTTGAAAATCGCACTGAATTTAAGTTCCACTCTATCAAGCGAACAACAATACCAACACTTGATTGATGGCATCGCTTCGGTATTTCCTTGTGATGCTGCTGCGTTATTTGTGTTTGACCAAGACGGTTTTCTTACGCCCGTCGCAGTTAAAGGCTTATCCCCAGCGGTATTAGGCCGGCGTTATTTTCCTGCTACCCATCCCCGTTTGGAACGTATTTTACAAAGTCGCCACACGGTGCGCTTTGATGCCGATTGCGCTCTACCCGATCCCTTTGATGGTTCGCTGCTCACCGAAGATCAATGCATCGATGTGCACGATTGCCTTGGCAGCAGCCTTTATGTCGACGGCCAATTGGTTGGTGTACTAACGATGGATGCTCTGACCGTCGGCGCCTTTGATTATCTCGACCCCGTGATGGTGGAAACCTTTACCGCCTTAACCGCGGCCACCTTGCGCAATATTGCCCAGTTCAAGGCCTTGAAAGCGCAGAATAAAAAGCAAAAAAGCGTCACGCAAACACTGATCCAACAAGCGCGATCTCAGCAAGGGGAAATGGTGGGATTTAGCCCGCAAATCAATCAGCTGCGCAAACAAATTACCACCGTTGCTCCTTCAGATTACGCGGTATTGATCATGGGAGAAACGGGCACGGGCAAAGAGCTGGTGGCGCATAACGTTCACGCACAATCGCATCGCAGTGACAAACCGATGATCTACGTGAACTGTGCAGCGCTCCCGGAAGGGTTGGCGGAGAGTGAGCTGTTTGGGCATGTAAAGGGAGCCTTTACCGGCGCCAATCAACATCGTGCGGGAAAATTTGAGCTGGCTGATGGAGGCACTATTTTTCTCGATGAAGTGGGCGAGCTGCCTTTGGTGCTGCAAGCTAAATTGCTGCGCGTGATTCAGCAAGGGGAACTGCAGCGAGTTGGGAGTGATAAACACCTGTTGGTGAACGTACGCATCATTGCCGCCACCAACCGAAATTTGGAGAAAGAAGTCGAAACGGGCCATTTTCGCGCCGACCTTTTCCATCGTCTGAATGTTTTCCCAATCAAGGTTCCTGCCTTGCGTGAGCGAGAGGGCGATATTCCGGTATTAGCAGGCTATCTGCTTGAAAAAGTTCGCCATCAATTCAATGAGCCTAACTTGCATGTCCACCCAAAACTTTTAAACCAATTAGAGCATCTACCTTGGTATGGTAACGTTCGTGAACTAGAACACACCCTCACTCGCGCCGCCTTGCACGCCATTCAACAAGGGCAAACCACCATCAAAAGCGACCATATCGGGACACTGACAAATCAATCTGATGTCAAAAATACATCCACCTTCTTTCCTGAACACGCTCAAGGGATGAGAGAGTTGGTCGAATCCTATCAAAAACAATTGATTGAACACGCTTTGTCCCAATCGGATGGAATTTGGGCGAAAGCCGCTGAGTTTCTACAGATGGACAGAGGCAATTTGTACCGGATGGGGAAAAAACTAGGGGTTAAAGTGTAAGCAATTGGGTATTTATTGATGTAAAAAAGACACGAACAGCGTGTCTTTTTTACATCTCCGACATAGGCATCTTAAAAATAAATCCTTTAATTTCATAGAGATACAAATTGGCACGTAATCTGCTCTTAGGTGAACGTTTTTAATCTAATAACAACAACCTAAACCCATTTCGTTTAGGGATAACGACACCGGAGACGCCACTATGTTCTGTATTCAATGTGAACAGACGATTCAAACCCCAGCCGTAAAAGGCTGCTCTTTTGCTCAAGGTATGTGCGGAAAAACCGCAGAAGTGTCCGATTTACAAGACGTCCTTGTCTACTTATTGCAAGGGGTTTCCTACTGGGCGACTCAAGCACATCGATACGGCATCATTAACGATGAAATCAATCAATGGGCGCCAAAAGCGTTTTTCTCCACACTGACCAACGTTAACTTCGATCCTGAACGTATTCTGCAATTAACTTCTCAGGCTGCGCAGTTTAAAGCACAGCTAAAAGACCAAGTACTCACTGCCTCTTCACTGGCAAACTCACCACTGTCAGAAGTTCCTGCGGTTGCTGAGTTTGAACTGCCAGAAAACGCACAAGCCATTCTCGCCTTCGCCCCACAAGTTGCGGTCAATCGCGGCAAAGAAAGTGTTCATGAAGACGTCATTGGCTTGCGCTTACTCTGCCTGTATGGTTTAAAAGGGGCCGCCGCCTATATGGAACACGCACGCGTGTTGGAACAAACCAACAACGACATTTATGCGGAGTACCACGAAATCATGGCTTGGTTAGGCACCGATCCTGACGATCTTGGCGAGCTGCTAGAGTGTTCAATGCGCATTGGCCTAATGAACTACAAAGTGATGGAAATGCTCGATCATGGCGAAACCGCGACGTTCGGCCACCCGGTTCCTACCGCGGTCAACGTCAAGCCAGTCAAAGGCAAATGCATCTTGGTTTCCGGCCATGACTTACACGATTTAGAAAAAATCTTGCAACAGACCGAAGGTAAAGGCATCAATGTCTACACTAACGGAGAGATGTTACCTGCGCACGGTTATCCAGAACTGAACAAATATCCGCATCTGGTGGGTAACTATGGCAGTGCTTGGCAAAACCAGCAAAAAGAATTTGCTAACTTCCCGGGTGCCATTGTGATGACCTCAAACTGCCTGCTGAACCCCAATGTGGGCCAATACGCAGACCGTTTGTTCACGCGTAGCATCGTAGGCTGGCCGGGTGTCGCTCATATTGAAGGTGACGATTTCAGTGCCGTTATTGAATCTGCGTTGGCACAACCGGGCTTCCAGCACGATGAGATTGAGCACATGATCACCGTCGGCTTTGGCCGTAACGCACTGATGAATGCCGCCCCTGCGGTGATCGATCAAGTGAAACAAGGCAACATCAAACATTTCTTCCTCGTGGGTGGATGTGACGGTGACAAGGCCGAGCGCAGCTACTACACCGACTTCACTGAAGCCGCACCAGAAGATACGCTGATCTTAACGCTTGCTTGCGGTAAATTCCGTTTCAACAAAAACACCTTTGGTGACATCAACGGCATCCCTCGCCTACTCGATGTTGGCCAATGTAACGACGCGTACTCCGCGATTCAATTGGCTTTGGCGCTGGCGCAAGAGTTTGACTGTGGCATCAACGAGCTGCCACTAACGCTTGTCCTTTCGTGGTTTGAGCAAAAAGCGATTGTTATCCTACTCACCTTGTTCGCTCTGGGTGTGAAAGGCATTTACACCGGTCCAACTGCACCTGCGTTTTTGACTCCTAACCTGATTGCCATCATTCAAGAGAAGTTTGATATGCGCAGCATCGGTAATGTTCAGGACGATCTGAACACCATTCTTGCTGCTTAATCACTCGTGCCCTCCTTCGTGAGGGCACTCATCTTCCTTCTATCCCAACAAAGAGTGCTCTATGTTTTTTGAATGGCAAGGCAACGAACCCGCAACGTTGCAATGCGTAGATAAGTTTTTTGAAACCGATGACACGGTTTCCATCCGTCTCGCTGATCTCACTGAATCGCTGCTTTTTCAATTTAAGCCAGGCCAGTTCGTTAACCTTGGTGTAGAGATCGACGGCAAGATGGAATTTCGTGCCTACTCAATCAGTTCGCTGGCTGGTGATGAATACCTTCAGTTCACCATCAAACGAGTTGAGGGGGGTAAAGTGTCAAACTTCATCATCGACTCTCTGCTTATCGGAGATACGGTTCAAGCCCTCGCCCCTGCGGGTGAGTTTAATTGTGTTGACCACCCACCACGTGAATTCGATGGACAAAGGAAAGCGCTCTTGATCAGCGCTGGATGTGGTGTCACTCCCGTTTTTGCCATGGCCAAACATTGGCTGAGCAATGAGATGAATGTCGATATTGAATTTCTTCACATTGCCCGCTCAGCCCAAGAAACGATCTATTTTGATCACCTATCAACCTACCAGTCGGCCTATGCTCATTTCCACTTAAAGCTGCTGCTCAAAGATGCCCAAGGTACAACGCACCCACAAGGGCGATTCAATGCGCAATGGCTACAAGATTTGGTGCCAGATTTTGCCACCCGTACCATCTATCTCTGTGGGCCAAATCAGTTTATGCAAGATACGCAAGACTATTTGCAAGTCTTGGGGTTTAACATGAATAACTTTTATCACGAAAGTTTTACCCCAGAGAAAGCCGACGCTATGGAAGCGAGCGATGAAGCGGTTTGCATTTCGGTGCCTGACTTCGCCCAAACCATTAACGCCCAGAAAGGTCAGTTGTTGGCGGATGTACTTGAAAATGCGGGTCTGCCGTTGATTGTCGCTTGTCGCAGTGGCATTTGTGGCTCATGTAAGTGCAAAGTGGCGAATGGCCAAGTGCGCACCATCAGCCAAGAAACGCTCACCGACGAAGAAATTGCGCAAGGTTATGTTCTGGCTTGCTCATCGCACATCGAATCGGATCTGGATGTCAGCTTGCACTAAACAAGCGACGCTCCTGATAAACAAACGCCCTCACAATGTTGAGGGCGTTTTCACGTTCGCTGGCTACGCTGTTAATTGAAGCGCAGCACTTTCAGCGCGGCTTCGCTGTCGATATCCATAAACTCAGGAGGATTGTCCAAGCGCTCACGGAAAGTCAGCTGAGGCGCTTCTTCTTTCATGCTTTCAATCAAGAAATCGCTGCTCACTGCAGGGGAGTTAACGCACGCCAACACCTCACCTTGCTCTGTCAATAACTCTGGCAAGCGGCGAAGAATCTTCTTGTAATCCTTGGTTAGCGCAAAACTGCCCTTTTGAAACGACGGCGGATCAATAATCACCAAATCATAAGGGCCCGCTTTTTTGATTTTCCCCCAAGATTTGAAGATGTCGTATCCCAAGAAGCTAACCTGATTGATGTTGTGCTCATTTAACTTGTGGTTGTCACGCCCTTTCGACAATGACGATTTGGCCATATCAACGTTCACCACTTTATCTGCACCACCCGCGATCGCCGCAACAGAGAAACCGCAGGTGTAGGCAAACAGGTTGAGTACATTCTTCTGTTTGGCATTTTCGCGTACCCAATCGCGACCATAGCGCATATCCAAAAACAGGCCAAAGTTCTGATTTCGGCCAATATCTAATTGATATTTCAGGCCACTCTCGACAACCACAGGGCGCGCTTCCAATTCGCCAACCAACACTTCGGCTGGATCACCATCGGCATAGCGGTGTTGAATCACCACACAACGGCCAAGCTTTTCTTGCCACAATGGTGTGTTCGTTAGCGCTAACAAGCCTTCTCTGAGGCATTGTAAGAATGCCTCATCCACTTGTTTGAAGAGATTGACGATCAACTGGCCGTGCAGCCAATCACAGGTAATTTGCTCTAGCCCTTCAAAGCGTCGACCACGCCCATGAAAAAGACGGCGAATCTCATCAGGAGCCTGCTGTAACTGCGATTCGACATGCTGGAAAAATGTCGTTAGGTGTGATGCTTGCATCTGTGTCTCTACTAATTTGTTTATTTATTGATGGTTGGCCAGTTGAGTTGCCAAGGTGTCAACCATTGTTCAATGGCTTGGTTGAGCGCCTCGCTGTTCCATTTCTCACCCAGGTCGGCTTGATTTCTCGGGTCGCACACAAAGTGGTATTGCTCACCTTGGTATTGGAAACCAAGACAAAACGCGTGCAAGTAACCACGATCGGAATCACTGCCAGCATTGTAGATGGGATCGCCAACAATGCTCGATCCTACCGATTTTAACGCCACGCGGATCTGATGGGTTTTGCCCGTGTAGGGTTTACACAAAAAGGCGCGTTCTCCCGGTTCTCCGGCAAGGGAAAAGAACTGAGTGATGGCGGGATTTTGCTTACTGTTGACCAGCTTCCAACTGGCCCGTCGTGAGCGCTCCATATCGCCAATAATGGTACCTTGTTTTTTCTTTGGCTTCTTCGCACCAATGGCGAGATAGAACTTCTCTACCTCTCGTTGCGCAAAGCGTTGTGAAAGCGCGCTGGCCGCCGTGCTGTTTCTTCCCAGCAACAAAATACCAGAAGTCATTTTGTCGAGCCGATGAATAAGATATAGATGCTCATCACCACTGACGTTGGCCACTTCTTGTAACAGCATGGTATCGCCATCATCTTTGTGAACCGAAACATTAGGATGTTTGTTGATGATCAGAAAATCAGGGTGGGTAAAGAGAATATCAAACATGGCGTAACACAAGTTGAGCCATTTTCATGCGAATTTGGCTGGTTTCATGGACAAGGACGAAGTATACCCGTAATCGTCATGAATACCAGCCAAACTCTAATGCTTACGCAATGCGAAACTTACCAATCAACTGGTCCAGTTGAGCCACTTTACCACTCAAACCAGCCACGCTCTCAGAGCTGCGGTTTGCAAGAGCCAAAGATTGTTCAGAAATATCACTAATAGCGGTGATGTCTGACGCGATCTCTTTCGTTACCGCTGTCTGTTCTTCCGCTGCAGTAGCGATGGAATTGACCATGCTTTGCACATTCGCAGCCCCCGCCACAATTGCTTCTAGCGAAGAAACGGCACCTTGACTCTGCTCA from Vibrio vulnificus NBRC 15645 = ATCC 27562 carries:
- the norR gene encoding nitric oxide reductase transcriptional regulator NorR, which translates into the protein MSQTIDQAVLKIALNLSSTLSSEQQYQHLIDGIASVFPCDAAALFVFDQDGFLTPVAVKGLSPAVLGRRYFPATHPRLERILQSRHTVRFDADCALPDPFDGSLLTEDQCIDVHDCLGSSLYVDGQLVGVLTMDALTVGAFDYLDPVMVETFTALTAATLRNIAQFKALKAQNKKQKSVTQTLIQQARSQQGEMVGFSPQINQLRKQITTVAPSDYAVLIMGETGTGKELVAHNVHAQSHRSDKPMIYVNCAALPEGLAESELFGHVKGAFTGANQHRAGKFELADGGTIFLDEVGELPLVLQAKLLRVIQQGELQRVGSDKHLLVNVRIIAATNRNLEKEVETGHFRADLFHRLNVFPIKVPALREREGDIPVLAGYLLEKVRHQFNEPNLHVHPKLLNQLEHLPWYGNVRELEHTLTRAALHAIQQGQTTIKSDHIGTLTNQSDVKNTSTFFPEHAQGMRELVESYQKQLIEHALSQSDGIWAKAAEFLQMDRGNLYRMGKKLGVKV
- the hcp gene encoding hydroxylamine reductase; its protein translation is MFCIQCEQTIQTPAVKGCSFAQGMCGKTAEVSDLQDVLVYLLQGVSYWATQAHRYGIINDEINQWAPKAFFSTLTNVNFDPERILQLTSQAAQFKAQLKDQVLTASSLANSPLSEVPAVAEFELPENAQAILAFAPQVAVNRGKESVHEDVIGLRLLCLYGLKGAAAYMEHARVLEQTNNDIYAEYHEIMAWLGTDPDDLGELLECSMRIGLMNYKVMEMLDHGETATFGHPVPTAVNVKPVKGKCILVSGHDLHDLEKILQQTEGKGINVYTNGEMLPAHGYPELNKYPHLVGNYGSAWQNQQKEFANFPGAIVMTSNCLLNPNVGQYADRLFTRSIVGWPGVAHIEGDDFSAVIESALAQPGFQHDEIEHMITVGFGRNALMNAAPAVIDQVKQGNIKHFFLVGGCDGDKAERSYYTDFTEAAPEDTLILTLACGKFRFNKNTFGDINGIPRLLDVGQCNDAYSAIQLALALAQEFDCGINELPLTLVLSWFEQKAIVILLTLFALGVKGIYTGPTAPAFLTPNLIAIIQEKFDMRSIGNVQDDLNTILAA
- a CDS encoding hybrid-cluster NAD(P)-dependent oxidoreductase, translated to MFFEWQGNEPATLQCVDKFFETDDTVSIRLADLTESLLFQFKPGQFVNLGVEIDGKMEFRAYSISSLAGDEYLQFTIKRVEGGKVSNFIIDSLLIGDTVQALAPAGEFNCVDHPPREFDGQRKALLISAGCGVTPVFAMAKHWLSNEMNVDIEFLHIARSAQETIYFDHLSTYQSAYAHFHLKLLLKDAQGTTHPQGRFNAQWLQDLVPDFATRTIYLCGPNQFMQDTQDYLQVLGFNMNNFYHESFTPEKADAMEASDEAVCISVPDFAQTINAQKGQLLADVLENAGLPLIVACRSGICGSCKCKVANGQVRTISQETLTDEEIAQGYVLACSSHIESDLDVSLH
- a CDS encoding class I SAM-dependent methyltransferase; its protein translation is MQASHLTTFFQHVESQLQQAPDEIRRLFHGRGRRFEGLEQITCDWLHGQLIVNLFKQVDEAFLQCLREGLLALTNTPLWQEKLGRCVVIQHRYADGDPAEVLVGELEARPVVVESGLKYQLDIGRNQNFGLFLDMRYGRDWVRENAKQKNVLNLFAYTCGFSVAAIAGGADKVVNVDMAKSSLSKGRDNHKLNEHNINQVSFLGYDIFKSWGKIKKAGPYDLVIIDPPSFQKGSFALTKDYKKILRRLPELLTEQGEVLACVNSPAVSSDFLIESMKEEAPQLTFRERLDNPPEFMDIDSEAALKVLRFN
- a CDS encoding TIGR01621 family pseudouridine synthase, translating into MFDILFTHPDFLIINKHPNVSVHKDDGDTMLLQEVANVSGDEHLYLIHRLDKMTSGILLLGRNSTAASALSQRFAQREVEKFYLAIGAKKPKKKQGTIIGDMERSRRASWKLVNSKQNPAITQFFSLAGEPGERAFLCKPYTGKTHQIRVALKSVGSSIVGDPIYNAGSDSDRGYLHAFCLGFQYQGEQYHFVCDPRNQADLGEKWNSEALNQAIEQWLTPWQLNWPTINK